From the Microcoleus sp. FACHB-672 genome, one window contains:
- a CDS encoding cadmium resistance transporter: MSELITAIPTGLAAFTATNIDDILILTLFFAQVNATFRRRHIVIGQYLGFSALLAASLPGFFGSFIVPHAWIKLLGLVPIAIGISSLLASDEEDSKEAEIEIEQSKPSSLAGFLSPQTYSVAAITIANGSDNIGVYVPLFASSEWESLLIILGVFLTMVGAWCYAAYKLTTLPAITQLLTGYGSSLVPCVLIGLGVFIVKESLILTLLALAASYIWIVTVGRNNEVSPEMEKN, from the coding sequence ATGAGCGAGTTAATCACTGCAATTCCCACAGGTTTAGCAGCCTTTACGGCGACCAATATTGATGACATTCTTATTTTGACGCTGTTTTTCGCCCAAGTGAATGCGACGTTTCGCCGGCGGCACATTGTAATCGGTCAATATTTAGGCTTCAGCGCACTGCTGGCGGCGAGTCTTCCCGGTTTTTTTGGTAGCTTTATTGTCCCGCACGCTTGGATTAAACTTCTTGGCTTAGTGCCGATTGCAATTGGTATCAGCAGCTTGCTTGCATCCGATGAAGAAGATTCAAAAGAAGCTGAAATAGAAATTGAGCAATCTAAACCCTCTTCACTTGCCGGATTTCTTTCTCCTCAGACTTACAGTGTAGCTGCGATTACAATTGCAAATGGCAGTGACAATATTGGCGTTTACGTTCCACTATTTGCGAGTAGTGAATGGGAAAGCCTTTTGATAATTTTGGGCGTATTTTTAACAATGGTTGGAGCGTGGTGTTATGCTGCTTATAAATTAACAACGCTGCCGGCAATCACTCAGCTCTTAACAGGTTACGGTAGTAGTTTGGTTCCTTGTGTCTTGATTGGATTAGGCGTTTTCATCGTCAAAGAAAGTCTTATTTTAACTTTACTCGCTCTCGCTGCTAGTTACATTTGGATAGTAACTGTGGGCAGAAATAATGAGGTTTCACCGGAAATGGAAAAAAATTAA
- a CDS encoding APC family permease has protein sequence MTSEIRLNQSAHGLRSQCLPYKEVLAQSFAVIAPTTTPAANLGLIFAMSGNGTWLSFLLGMMGLVFVSVNINQFASRSASPGSLYSYIAKGLGPTAGVLCGWGLVLAYLFTGMAVLCGFANFGEVLMGHLGIHISSITLLAIGAGLSWYMACKDIQLSATTMLIIEGVSAGLILVLGMIVWAHKGFALDPAQLSLQGATPGGVAMGLVLVVFGFSGFESATSLGDEAKKPLSTIPKAVMSSTILTGLFFIMMAYVEVLGFSGSSASLANSEEPLTFLANEAGVGLLGELIALSALLSFFACVLGSINPAARVFFMMARHGLFHTSLGEAHKSNKTPYVAITMSSLITFLVPATMSLFGLKLFQSMGYLGTICTYGFLLVYILISIAAPVYLYRLGKLRPLDVVFSLLGVGFMMIPVLGTVGIPGSELFPVPEYPYNVFPFLFLMYLLAGCGWFIMQRLRSPEMVEEMEEAIDAIHVRFNDPEKF, from the coding sequence ATGACCAGTGAAATCCGATTAAATCAGAGTGCTCATGGCTTAAGGTCACAATGTCTGCCTTACAAGGAAGTCCTCGCACAATCATTTGCCGTCATCGCACCCACCACAACACCGGCTGCGAATTTAGGTTTAATCTTCGCCATGTCAGGAAACGGGACTTGGTTGAGTTTCCTGCTGGGAATGATGGGTCTAGTCTTTGTCAGTGTCAACATTAACCAATTTGCCAGCCGTTCTGCTTCTCCTGGTTCGCTGTACTCCTACATCGCCAAAGGTTTGGGACCCACTGCCGGCGTCCTTTGCGGCTGGGGTTTAGTTCTGGCTTATCTATTTACAGGGATGGCCGTTTTGTGCGGTTTTGCTAACTTTGGCGAAGTGTTGATGGGTCATTTGGGAATCCATATCTCCAGCATCACGCTGTTGGCAATTGGCGCTGGACTCTCTTGGTATATGGCTTGTAAAGATATCCAGCTATCTGCCACAACCATGCTGATCATCGAGGGCGTTTCTGCCGGCTTAATCTTGGTGTTAGGCATGATTGTTTGGGCGCATAAAGGGTTCGCCCTCGATCCTGCTCAACTGAGTTTACAAGGCGCGACTCCAGGTGGAGTGGCGATGGGACTTGTGTTAGTTGTATTTGGTTTTTCTGGGTTTGAAAGCGCCACTTCATTAGGAGATGAAGCGAAAAAACCGCTTTCAACGATTCCTAAAGCTGTGATGTCCAGCACGATTCTGACGGGTCTGTTTTTCATCATGATGGCTTATGTGGAAGTGCTGGGATTTAGCGGCAGTTCCGCGTCTCTGGCTAACAGCGAAGAACCGCTAACTTTTTTAGCAAATGAAGCGGGAGTCGGTCTTTTAGGAGAGTTAATTGCCCTCAGCGCACTGCTGTCGTTCTTCGCTTGCGTTCTCGGCAGTATTAATCCGGCTGCCAGAGTTTTCTTTATGATGGCGCGTCACGGTTTGTTTCACACTTCTTTGGGTGAAGCGCATAAGTCAAATAAAACGCCTTACGTCGCGATCACAATGTCATCGCTCATTACATTTCTGGTGCCGGCAACGATGTCTCTGTTCGGCCTCAAGCTGTTTCAAAGTATGGGCTATCTGGGGACAATTTGCACCTACGGATTTTTGCTCGTGTACATTCTGATTTCCATCGCTGCACCTGTTTATCTCTACCGGCTAGGAAAACTGCGCCCCCTAGATGTGGTGTTCTCACTGTTAGGGGTTGGATTTATGATGATTCCCGTTTTGGGGACGGTGGGAATCCCTGGTAGCGAGCTTTTTCCAGTGCCAGAGTACCCTTACAACGTGTTTCCGTTTCTGTTCCTGATGTACTTACTTGCCGGTTGTGGGTGGTTTATTATGCAAAGATTGCGCTCTCCGGAAATGGTTGAAGAGATGGAAGAAGCGATTGATGCGATTCACGTCAGATTTAACGACCCAGAAAAATTTTAA
- a CDS encoding YidH family protein produces MQLMVKSVETEIQKPQQKNPSRVQAHLANERTYLAWMRTAISLMGFGVVIVRLRTFHPPILPHPGNGWKLGLLFSLVGLVTVLLSTHHYFSVCQHIEQDTYQPTDRWVILFSLAVTLLGAGVIYYVFTAPLSPMSFMVPE; encoded by the coding sequence ATGCAATTAATGGTCAAATCCGTAGAAACCGAGATACAGAAGCCCCAGCAAAAGAATCCGTCGCGTGTGCAGGCTCATTTAGCGAATGAGCGCACCTACCTGGCATGGATGCGTACTGCGATTTCTCTGATGGGCTTTGGTGTTGTTATTGTCCGCCTTCGCACCTTTCATCCACCTATTTTGCCTCACCCTGGGAATGGTTGGAAGCTAGGTTTACTCTTTTCTCTGGTTGGCTTGGTAACTGTATTACTGTCCACCCATCACTACTTTTCCGTTTGCCAGCACATTGAGCAGGATACCTATCAACCAACAGATCGCTGGGTCATCCTGTTTAGCCTTGCTGTGACGCTTCTAGGAGCCGGCGTAATTTATTATGTTTTTACAGCACCCCTCAGCCCAATGAGTTTTATGGTGCCTGAGTAA
- a CDS encoding phosphatase PAP2 family protein has product MTQPNFQQLLQSFSSFLKQLFIARWRPLLALFVGVCLPLLIFEELAVEIWNNEGAFAWDVSILLAIHETTHAQLDAFALFLTQFGGFHGVFLISVVLSLVLLVRRRWRSLAYLLTTLGGTAIINRTAKGLMHRIRPHLWESSFPPAHDYAFPSGHAMSSMALIAVLVILTWGSRWCWFVGIFGSFFVLGIAWTRLYLGVHFPSDILAGWLVSVAWAVGVSLLIKPHLTKANPLSDQTISDSSFSS; this is encoded by the coding sequence ATGACTCAACCAAATTTTCAGCAGCTTCTTCAATCATTCTCCAGCTTCCTCAAGCAGCTATTTATTGCCCGCTGGCGTCCTTTGCTGGCGCTCTTTGTAGGAGTGTGTTTACCTTTGCTGATCTTTGAGGAGCTTGCCGTCGAGATATGGAACAATGAAGGTGCCTTTGCGTGGGATGTATCGATCCTATTAGCAATTCACGAAACTACACACGCGCAATTGGATGCTTTTGCGCTTTTCCTAACTCAATTTGGGGGGTTTCACGGCGTCTTTTTAATTTCGGTTGTACTTTCACTGGTGCTATTGGTTCGACGCCGGTGGCGATCTTTAGCCTATTTGCTAACCACGCTTGGGGGAACCGCCATCATCAACCGCACAGCAAAAGGTTTAATGCATCGCATACGTCCTCATCTGTGGGAGTCATCCTTTCCACCCGCGCATGACTATGCGTTTCCGAGCGGTCATGCAATGTCCAGCATGGCGCTAATAGCAGTTTTAGTCATTCTGACTTGGGGCAGCCGGTGGTGCTGGTTCGTGGGGATATTTGGCAGCTTTTTTGTATTAGGAATTGCTTGGACACGCCTATATTTAGGCGTTCACTTTCCCAGCGATATCTTAGCCGGCTGGCTGGTTTCAGTGGCTTGGGCAGTGGGAGTCAGCCTGCTAATTAAACCCCATTTAACTAAAGCCAACCCACTGAGCGATCAAACCATCAGTGATTCAAGTTTTTCTTCCTGA
- a CDS encoding prohibitin family protein: MTKKKTLYNPGTLALLLFLFVILFNPFVIVNAGERGVLMQFGKVEETILGEGIHAVIPLVNTVKKLSVRVQKQESSAEASSKDLQEVFTDVALNWHIFPEEANAVFQQVGDENAIVERIINPAVEEVLKAVMAKYTAEEIITKRGEVKAGVDNSLTERLIGYHIRVDDISLVHVHFSQRFSDAVEAKQIAEQEAKKTGFVVMKALKDAEIKVNLARGEAEAQSLLRETLTSELLLKQAIDKWNGEPPLIIGEGGTKLLNLSNFAKNKEN; this comes from the coding sequence ATGACAAAAAAGAAAACTCTATATAATCCCGGCACACTGGCTTTACTTTTATTTCTGTTCGTTATTCTTTTCAACCCTTTTGTAATCGTCAATGCTGGAGAAAGAGGGGTGCTGATGCAGTTTGGTAAAGTGGAAGAAACAATCCTCGGAGAAGGAATTCACGCAGTTATTCCGCTTGTTAATACTGTCAAGAAGTTGAGCGTTCGAGTGCAGAAGCAGGAAAGTTCGGCTGAAGCTTCCTCCAAGGATCTTCAAGAGGTTTTCACTGATGTAGCGCTGAATTGGCATATTTTCCCAGAGGAAGCTAATGCTGTTTTTCAACAAGTTGGAGACGAGAACGCTATCGTCGAGCGAATTATTAACCCAGCCGTTGAAGAAGTGCTTAAGGCAGTCATGGCAAAATACACGGCTGAAGAAATTATTACCAAGCGAGGTGAAGTAAAAGCTGGGGTAGATAATTCTTTAACTGAGCGCCTAATCGGCTATCACATTAGAGTTGATGATATCTCTTTAGTACACGTCCACTTTTCTCAGCGATTTAGCGATGCGGTAGAAGCCAAGCAAATTGCCGAACAGGAGGCTAAAAAGACGGGATTTGTCGTGATGAAAGCATTAAAAGACGCAGAGATTAAGGTAAATTTAGCTAGAGGAGAGGCAGAAGCGCAAAGTTTGCTGCGCGAGACTTTGACTTCAGAACTCCTGCTTAAGCAAGCAATCGACAAATGGAATGGTGAGCCACCCCTGATTATTGGCGAAGGTGGGACAAAATTGCTCAACTTAAGTAATTTTGCCAAAAACAAGGAAAATTGA
- a CDS encoding ABC transporter ATP-binding protein, producing MKADLILKVATNDPGDLPDRVSVKILCRRLFTYIWQNKSPLLIGLGTIVCLSLLQVLLPQITRYVIDIVIPEKKFNYLPWVAGAILFISFLIGVLNFFRSYMMSLFGQRTIDQIRNDLYKHLQKLSIGFFNNQRTGDLMTRLSQNVNTIGNLVTADIADILADSFTFVVIVSYLITADWQLTLLLLITWPLIIYLTQVFGKSMREAYFDVQIQAAAVNDHLQDTISNINIIKSFGNEQYEINRFSQQSRNYRDANIRATRLWSVFFPLIDILNNLSTVIVLVFGSWEVMVGRLTIGELAAFLAYINQMNQPIRRFSKVINLMQRVVVALDRIFEIFDTKPEVVEKEESVSLKSLKGSIKFEDIEFAYNREKPVLDNFNLEIKTGMTVALVGSSGAGKSTVAKLAARFYDPQKGRILIDDYDLLDVSLESLREQIGIVSQETLLLYGTVRDNIAYGKLDATDQEIEEAAKAANAHDFIVSFPDGYNSLISERGVNLSGGQKQRLAIARVLLKNPQFIVLDEATSALDTESESLIQASLEKLFKGRTSLVIAHRLSTIQRADLIVVMEEGRIVETGTHAELLSKEGRYAHLHALQFPQKYSRLTPPEIQEEKLESLMV from the coding sequence GTGAAAGCAGATTTAATTCTCAAGGTTGCCACGAATGACCCCGGTGACTTACCGGACAGAGTATCGGTTAAAATACTGTGCCGGCGTCTGTTCACCTACATTTGGCAGAATAAGTCCCCATTACTAATTGGTTTAGGAACGATTGTTTGTCTTTCTCTGCTTCAGGTTCTCCTGCCTCAGATTACTCGCTATGTGATTGATATTGTCATTCCAGAAAAAAAATTTAATTACTTGCCTTGGGTAGCCGGTGCAATTTTATTCATTTCCTTCTTAATCGGAGTTCTTAACTTCTTTCGTAGTTACATGATGTCTCTGTTTGGACAGAGAACGATTGATCAGATTAGAAATGACTTATACAAGCACCTTCAGAAACTTTCAATTGGCTTCTTCAATAACCAGCGAACTGGGGATTTAATGACCCGTCTGTCTCAAAATGTCAATACTATTGGCAATTTAGTGACGGCTGACATTGCGGATATTTTGGCAGATAGTTTTACGTTTGTGGTGATTGTCAGTTATCTGATTACCGCTGATTGGCAACTGACTTTGCTATTGCTGATTACTTGGCCTCTGATAATTTATCTGACTCAAGTTTTTGGTAAATCTATGCGAGAGGCTTATTTCGACGTTCAAATACAAGCCGCAGCGGTTAATGATCATCTGCAAGATACTATTTCTAATATTAATATAATTAAGTCTTTTGGGAATGAGCAATATGAAATTAACCGTTTTTCGCAGCAAAGCCGCAATTATAGGGATGCCAATATTCGCGCTACGCGCCTTTGGTCAGTCTTCTTTCCATTAATTGACATTTTAAACAACCTTAGCACTGTTATTGTTCTCGTTTTTGGTTCTTGGGAAGTGATGGTTGGGCGCTTGACAATTGGTGAACTTGCGGCTTTTCTCGCCTATATTAATCAAATGAATCAACCTATCAGGCGGTTTAGCAAAGTTATAAACCTGATGCAAAGAGTGGTTGTTGCCTTAGATAGAATCTTTGAAATATTTGATACAAAACCAGAAGTGGTTGAAAAGGAAGAATCTGTTAGTTTAAAGTCTTTGAAGGGAAGTATAAAATTTGAAGATATTGAGTTTGCATATAACCGTGAAAAGCCAGTTCTCGATAACTTTAACCTAGAAATTAAGACAGGAATGACAGTCGCTTTGGTCGGTTCTTCGGGTGCGGGAAAAAGCACAGTGGCTAAATTAGCAGCTCGTTTTTATGACCCTCAAAAAGGCCGGATCTTGATTGATGACTACGATCTGCTAGATGTGAGTTTAGAGTCACTGCGAGAACAAATAGGGATTGTTTCTCAAGAAACTTTACTTCTCTATGGCACTGTGCGCGACAACATTGCTTATGGAAAGCTAGATGCTACAGACCAAGAGATTGAAGAAGCCGCTAAAGCCGCTAACGCTCACGACTTTATTGTAAGCTTTCCTGATGGTTACAACTCCCTTATTAGTGAGCGTGGGGTGAATTTATCAGGGGGACAGAAGCAGCGTTTAGCAATTGCGAGAGTTTTGCTCAAAAACCCTCAATTTATTGTACTAGATGAAGCAACTTCTGCTCTAGATACAGAGTCTGAGTCTCTCATTCAAGCGTCTTTAGAAAAACTATTTAAAGGTCGGACTAGCTTAGTCATTGCTCACCGGCTTTCAACTATCCAGCGGGCAGATTTGATTGTTGTGATGGAAGAAGGCCGCATTGTAGAAACTGGAACTCATGCAGAATTACTTTCTAAAGAAGGACGGTACGCCCATTTACACGCGCTCCAGTTTCCACAAAAATACAGCCGGTTAACCCCACCAGAGATTCAGGAAGAAAAACTTGAATCACTGATGGTTTGA
- a CDS encoding glycosyltransferase family 4 protein — protein sequence MKILLLSVHPPEGGGSAYSSQELASGLRCLGHEVLHLSPYKSAASRAEYQGLNWFPADFPADIGISLQAQSDIDNYAQAAYLKHGPFDYVILGRESFLWHLPALRLVHYDKPVILICRGAYINRLVGGDPIEEKLREQLIKLYRGCDLIVCIARHLAKSINRVVEANNTFFLPNPIVLPSFNQADIKIPAAGEPIHLLMAAQIKPRKRPLDAIEIIRILVERQVDVHLTICGDGSDMKAMLNLINHYGLEKHILVKGRVDRQEVLSCLNRVETVLLCSENEGRPRILQEAIAAGKGVVAYDNAGSREVLTEWSTQWPLGRLIPIGNTQAASQAILDLANYLRSKPEPLPPLQLPQPLEVTYQYEAMLKALKSQPVAQAELHPV from the coding sequence ATGAAAATTCTGCTGCTAAGCGTTCACCCACCAGAAGGGGGTGGTTCAGCCTACTCGAGCCAAGAACTTGCGAGTGGATTGCGCTGCCTTGGCCATGAAGTTCTTCATTTATCGCCTTATAAATCGGCAGCATCTAGAGCCGAATACCAGGGATTAAACTGGTTTCCCGCTGATTTTCCTGCGGATATTGGCATTAGTTTACAGGCTCAATCAGATATCGATAATTACGCTCAAGCTGCTTATCTAAAGCACGGCCCTTTCGATTATGTAATCCTAGGTCGTGAGTCATTTCTTTGGCATCTGCCGGCTCTCCGTCTTGTTCATTATGATAAGCCGGTTATTCTCATCTGTCGGGGAGCATATATCAACCGTCTGGTTGGCGGCGATCCGATAGAAGAAAAGCTAAGAGAACAACTGATCAAACTCTACCGAGGTTGCGATCTCATCGTTTGTATCGCTCGCCATCTCGCTAAATCTATAAATCGTGTAGTTGAAGCCAACAATACTTTTTTTCTCCCTAACCCAATTGTATTGCCTTCATTTAACCAGGCTGATATCAAAATACCGGCAGCCGGTGAGCCAATTCATTTATTGATGGCGGCTCAAATTAAGCCGAGAAAAAGACCTTTAGATGCCATTGAAATTATACGAATTTTGGTGGAGCGGCAAGTTGATGTCCACCTGACTATTTGTGGGGATGGATCGGACATGAAAGCAATGTTAAATCTAATCAATCACTACGGCTTAGAAAAACATATTCTTGTTAAAGGTCGTGTTGACCGGCAGGAAGTGCTTTCTTGTCTCAATCGTGTAGAAACCGTATTGTTGTGTTCAGAAAATGAAGGCCGGCCTCGCATTCTTCAAGAAGCGATTGCAGCCGGTAAGGGAGTTGTTGCCTACGATAATGCCGGTTCCCGCGAGGTTCTTACTGAATGGTCAACTCAATGGCCTTTAGGCCGTCTGATTCCGATTGGAAATACTCAGGCAGCGAGTCAGGCAATTTTAGATTTAGCCAACTATTTACGCTCAAAACCAGAACCTTTGCCACCGCTACAACTGCCCCAACCTCTTGAAGTTACTTATCAGTATGAAGCCATGTTAAAAGCTTTAAAAAGTCAGCCGGTTGCTCAAGCTGAACTCCATCCTGTTTAA
- a CDS encoding LysR substrate-binding domain-containing protein produces the protein MAGMTLDQLRIFLAVVEHLHFTRAAEALYITQPAVSAAIQNLEQEYGVKLFHRIGRHIEIAEAGQLLHLEAQKILDQVALAERGLKELNDLQRGELKLGSSLTIGNYWLPEKISQFKRRYPGIFVNCTLANTEAICEGTATGLFDLGLVEGEVKSSLKISLEEEVVARDKLVIVVGKSHPWFERTEILVTELVTVDWVMREPGSGTQQRFEEVLHNWGIEPRELNTIIILNSGEMVKAVIERGVGAAAISELMVTKELQLATLRAMRVIDNRNGSHLKAEIVRPFLKLKHRQRFQTRLSKAFEQLLILPFLDNSSSDEGAST, from the coding sequence ATGGCCGGCATGACGCTAGACCAGTTGCGAATTTTTCTAGCTGTAGTGGAACACCTGCACTTTACCCGTGCTGCGGAGGCGCTTTACATCACCCAGCCGGCTGTCAGCGCGGCGATTCAAAATTTAGAGCAGGAATACGGCGTGAAATTGTTTCACCGAATTGGTCGCCACATAGAGATCGCTGAGGCTGGGCAATTGTTACATCTGGAAGCGCAGAAAATTCTTGACCAAGTCGCTTTAGCCGAGCGGGGGTTAAAAGAATTGAACGATCTGCAACGGGGAGAGTTGAAATTGGGTTCAAGTCTCACCATTGGTAACTATTGGTTACCCGAAAAAATTAGCCAATTTAAGCGTCGGTATCCCGGCATTTTTGTTAACTGCACTCTCGCCAATACAGAAGCAATTTGTGAGGGAACGGCGACAGGATTGTTTGATTTGGGTTTGGTAGAAGGAGAGGTAAAATCTTCCCTTAAGATTAGTCTAGAAGAAGAAGTTGTCGCCAGAGATAAATTAGTAATTGTTGTTGGTAAATCTCATCCTTGGTTTGAACGTACGGAAATCCTTGTAACAGAATTGGTTACAGTAGATTGGGTAATGCGCGAGCCTGGATCGGGAACACAGCAAAGATTTGAGGAAGTCTTACACAATTGGGGAATCGAGCCAAGGGAACTCAATACAATTATAATTTTGAACAGCGGAGAGATGGTCAAGGCGGTTATTGAACGCGGTGTTGGTGCTGCTGCAATTTCTGAATTAATGGTCACAAAGGAATTACAGCTTGCGACTCTCCGAGCGATGCGAGTCATCGATAACAGAAATGGCTCTCATCTGAAAGCAGAAATAGTCCGGCCCTTTCTAAAATTGAAGCACCGGCAGCGCTTTCAAACTCGCCTTTCAAAAGCTTTTGAACAGTTGTTAATATTGCCTTTTCTCGATAATTCCAGCTCAGATGAAGGAGCGTCTACTTAA
- a CDS encoding sulfotransferase family protein — protein MKKISLVFRTIGERTSNIALDLAIQNIQPDQVHIIDQVKPFSLAVQQMLKIDYHCDFVVFMDADCLIVEDLTPFLQKNNAPYIDCYVLDKFRGYIHCGVHIARIDVVKAMQNIKEPKDDPKYVLRPESRIRDLAMKQLNFKKDFKRFNIFHDFCQYYRDIFAKYALRELRSRTDYQRAKLNFIQEDWEIQDENLDFKVAKLAINYARKYLNTHASVKEIAKFIEDLPNIAIDQLNKKNISEKPDLTLKELEKISIPFKIKSKIHQKNYKIFGIGLSQTGTRYLAQALTRLGFSAIHSPDDDLTLKELLTGKYDFSILDDFDAITDITVAPFYPQLDRLFPNSKFILTLLSDKESWLKSLEDQWTIQPGEDLLSDQDKNTQYRRLVRVATYGTYGFNKERFSYVYDLHCKNVIDYFKNRPESLLILNAETGEGWERLSSFLNQPLLENPFKSKSSAKGKMKQELYN, from the coding sequence ATGAAAAAAATATCTTTGGTTTTTAGAACCATTGGAGAAAGAACATCTAATATTGCTTTAGACTTAGCCATCCAAAATATCCAACCGGATCAAGTTCATATTATTGATCAGGTTAAACCCTTTTCCCTAGCTGTTCAACAAATGCTGAAGATTGACTATCATTGTGATTTTGTCGTCTTCATGGATGCTGACTGTTTAATTGTGGAGGATTTAACGCCTTTTCTTCAGAAAAATAATGCTCCTTATATAGACTGTTACGTTTTGGATAAATTCAGAGGTTATATTCATTGCGGCGTCCACATTGCGAGAATAGATGTTGTCAAAGCAATGCAAAATATCAAAGAGCCAAAGGATGACCCCAAATATGTGCTAAGACCTGAATCTAGAATTCGGGATTTAGCAATGAAACAATTAAACTTTAAAAAAGATTTCAAACGATTTAATATTTTTCATGACTTCTGTCAATATTATCGAGATATTTTTGCCAAATACGCTCTGAGGGAACTGAGAAGTCGTACAGATTATCAGCGAGCAAAACTAAATTTTATTCAAGAAGATTGGGAAATACAAGATGAAAACTTAGATTTTAAAGTGGCTAAGTTGGCAATTAACTATGCCAGAAAATACCTCAACACTCATGCCTCTGTTAAAGAAATTGCAAAATTTATTGAAGATTTACCCAATATCGCTATTGACCAATTAAATAAAAAAAATATTTCAGAAAAGCCTGATTTAACTTTGAAAGAATTAGAAAAAATATCCATACCATTCAAAATAAAAAGCAAAATACATCAAAAAAACTATAAAATATTTGGAATTGGACTTAGCCAAACTGGGACGAGATATCTAGCACAAGCATTGACAAGGCTAGGATTCAGTGCGATACACTCCCCCGATGACGATTTAACATTAAAAGAACTCCTCACAGGAAAGTATGATTTTTCAATATTAGATGACTTCGATGCAATAACTGATATAACAGTTGCACCTTTTTACCCTCAGTTAGATCGACTATTTCCAAACAGTAAGTTTATTTTAACTCTATTATCTGATAAAGAATCTTGGCTCAAGTCCCTAGAAGATCAGTGGACTATTCAGCCAGGGGAAGATTTACTCTCCGATCAAGACAAAAATACCCAGTACCGAAGATTAGTGCGGGTTGCAACCTACGGCACTTATGGTTTTAATAAAGAGCGTTTTTCTTATGTTTACGATCTGCATTGTAAAAATGTCATTGACTACTTTAAGAACCGCCCGGAATCTTTGTTAATACTTAACGCAGAGACTGGAGAAGGCTGGGAAAGGTTAAGTTCATTTTTAAATCAACCACTTTTGGAGAATCCGTTTAAGAGTAAAAGCTCTGCAAAGGGCAAAATGAAGCAGGAATTATATAATTAA
- a CDS encoding cadmium resistance transporter — protein sequence MNWFFTALAAGVTSFVATNIDDIIILMLFFSQVNEKFRPRHIIIGQYLGFTALIIATLPGILGGLVIPKMWTGLLGLLPIIIGIKQLLSRENESLEVQAVSDELNQVPNRNPIVAALTKLISRQVVNVAAVTVANGGDNISIYIPLFASNNLVSLGVILCVFYILIGVWCAVAYLLTRQPAVAKILMRYGHAISPFVLIGLGIFILIESGSYRLIPLFQ from the coding sequence ATGAATTGGTTTTTCACAGCCCTCGCCGCCGGAGTAACAAGTTTTGTTGCTACCAACATAGATGACATCATTATTTTGATGTTGTTTTTTTCTCAAGTGAACGAGAAGTTCCGTCCCCGACATATCATTATCGGTCAGTATCTAGGTTTCACCGCACTTATTATTGCCACTTTGCCCGGTATTTTGGGGGGATTAGTTATCCCTAAAATGTGGACTGGGTTATTGGGATTACTTCCTATTATTATCGGTATTAAACAGTTACTGAGCCGGGAAAATGAATCTTTGGAAGTGCAAGCGGTTTCCGATGAGTTGAACCAAGTTCCAAATCGCAACCCGATAGTAGCTGCACTTACTAAGCTTATAAGCAGGCAAGTTGTCAATGTTGCTGCGGTTACGGTGGCGAATGGAGGAGATAATATCAGTATTTATATTCCGTTATTTGCCAGTAATAATCTGGTTAGTTTAGGAGTCATTCTCTGCGTTTTTTATATTCTCATTGGAGTTTGGTGCGCTGTTGCTTACTTGTTAACTCGCCAGCCGGCTGTTGCCAAAATTTTAATGCGTTACGGCCATGCTATTTCGCCCTTTGTGCTGATTGGCTTGGGTATTTTTATCTTGATTGAAAGCGGTAGTTACCGGCTAATCCCACTGTTTCAATAA